The Agelaius phoeniceus isolate bAgePho1 chromosome 4, bAgePho1.hap1, whole genome shotgun sequence genome includes a region encoding these proteins:
- the LOC129120427 gene encoding glycerol-3-phosphate acyltransferase 3-like isoform X3, with protein sequence MSIYSQKGSYCHFGGANMEENREGHGLAGGKILSVWMILFVALVLLPSIFRVSLGISHFYVKIVIKMLEWATLQIEEGVKKQKAMALENLISTGIIQRDETPMEKEVVGQCQGCFSLADVMYFSKKGCEAVAEDEVTRRFSSEELLSWNLLSRTNANLHHVSWKLAAVWVTGILIRYCLLLPFRICLSVFSILLLVLATTVVGRFPNGRVKGWLSNQVQMICATLGIRCLSGLVHFHNRENKPQEGGICVANHTSPLDVLILASDGCYSLVGQVHGGLLGLIQKSCMRTSQHVLFERSEMKDRHLVRKKIREHIANKAKLPILIFPEGTCINNTSVMMFKKGSFEVGGTIHPVAIKYDPRFGDAFWNSTKHSMMTYAFNVLTSWAIVCNVWYLPPMVKEEEEDAVHFADRVKAVIAARAGMSVLPWDGGLKRKKVKESFKEEQQKKYCQIVIENGSVGNGNVC encoded by the exons ATGAGCATATATTCTCAGAAAGGCAGCTATTGTCATTTTGGAGGGGCAAACATGGAAGAAAATAGAGAAGGTCATGGCCTTGCAGGAGGCAAGATTTTGTCTGTCTGGATGATTTTGTTTGTGGCATTAGTTTTGTTGCCTTCGATATTTCGAGTGTCACTGGGGATTTCTCATTTCTATGTGAAAATTGTAATTAAAATGTTAGAG TGGGCCACCCTGCAGATTGAGGAGGGAGTAAAAAAGCAGAAGGCGATGGCACTTGAAAATTTAATCTCCACTG GAATCATCCAGAGAGATGAGACTCCCATGGAAAAGGAGGTTGTTGGCCAATGCCAAGGATGTTTCAGCCTTGCTGATGTCATGTACTTCTCCAAGAAGGGCTGTGAGGCAGTTGCGGAGGATGAAGTCACTCGACGGTTCtcctctgaggagctgctgtcctGGAATCTCCTCAGCAGAACCAATGCCAACCTGCACCATGTCAGCTGGAAActggctgctgtgtgggtcACTGGCATCCTAATTCGGTATTGCCTCCTGCTGCCTTTCCG CATCTGCTTGTCTGTTTTCAGCATCCTGTTGCTGGTGTTGGCCACTACTGTAGTGGGACGGTTTCCAAATGGCAG AGTTAAAGGCTGGCTGAGCAACCAGGTCCAGATGATATGTGCCACCTTAGGTATCCGATGTCTGAGTGGCCTTGTTCATTTCCATAACAG GGAAAACAAACCACAGGAAGGAGGCATCTGTGTAGCCAACCACACATCTCCATTGGATGTCCTAATCCTGGCCAGTGATGGATGCTATTCTTTG GTTGGCCAGGTACATGGAGGGCTTTTGGGACTTATTCAAAAATCCTGCATGCGAACCTCTCAGCATGTCTTGTTTGAACGCTCAGAAATGAAAGACCGTCACCTGGTGAGGAAAAA AATTAGAGAACACATTGCAAATAAGGCCAAGTTACCCATTTTAATTTTCCCAGAAG GCACCTGCATTAACAACACATCGGTAATGATGTTTAAGAAGGGAAGCTTTGAGGTAGGAGGAACCATCCATCCAGTAGCAATCAAG tATGACCCCCGCTTCGGAGATGCCTTCTGGAACAGCACAAAGCATTCCATGATGACCTATGCTTTTAATGTGTTAACCAGCTGGGCTATTGTCTGCAATGTGTGGTACCTGCCACCGATGGTCAAAGAG gaagaagAAGATGCTGTTCACTTTGCTGACAGAGTCAAGGCTGTCATTGCTGCTCGGGCAGGAATGTCTGTGCTTCCTTG GGATGGAggactgaaaaggaaaaaggtcAAAGAGTCTTTCAAGGAAgagcaacagaaaaaatattgccAGATAGTAATAGAAAATGGATCTGTGGGAAACGGAAATGTTTGTTAA
- the LOC129120427 gene encoding glycerol-3-phosphate acyltransferase 3-like isoform X2 — MALENLISTGIIQRDETPMEKEVVGQCQGCFSLADVMYFSKKGCEAVAEDEVTRRFSSEELLSWNLLSRTNANLHHVSWKLAAVWVTGILIRYCLLLPFRILLLVLATTVVGRFPNGRVKGWLSNQVQMICATLGIRCLSGLVHFHNRENKPQEGGICVANHTSPLDVLILASDGCYSLVGQVHGGLLGLIQKSCMRTSQHVLFERSEMKDRHLVRKKIREHIANKAKLPILIFPEGTCINNTSVMMFKKGSFEVGGTIHPVAIKYDPRFGDAFWNSTKHSMMTYAFNVLTSWAIVCNVWYLPPMVKEEEEDAVHFADRVKAVIAARAGMSVLPWDGGLKRKKVKESFKEEQQKKYCQIVIENGSVGNGNVC; from the exons ATGGCACTTGAAAATTTAATCTCCACTG GAATCATCCAGAGAGATGAGACTCCCATGGAAAAGGAGGTTGTTGGCCAATGCCAAGGATGTTTCAGCCTTGCTGATGTCATGTACTTCTCCAAGAAGGGCTGTGAGGCAGTTGCGGAGGATGAAGTCACTCGACGGTTCtcctctgaggagctgctgtcctGGAATCTCCTCAGCAGAACCAATGCCAACCTGCACCATGTCAGCTGGAAActggctgctgtgtgggtcACTGGCATCCTAATTCGGTATTGCCTCCTGCTGCCTTTCCG CATCCTGTTGCTGGTGTTGGCCACTACTGTAGTGGGACGGTTTCCAAATGGCAG AGTTAAAGGCTGGCTGAGCAACCAGGTCCAGATGATATGTGCCACCTTAGGTATCCGATGTCTGAGTGGCCTTGTTCATTTCCATAACAG GGAAAACAAACCACAGGAAGGAGGCATCTGTGTAGCCAACCACACATCTCCATTGGATGTCCTAATCCTGGCCAGTGATGGATGCTATTCTTTG GTTGGCCAGGTACATGGAGGGCTTTTGGGACTTATTCAAAAATCCTGCATGCGAACCTCTCAGCATGTCTTGTTTGAACGCTCAGAAATGAAAGACCGTCACCTGGTGAGGAAAAA AATTAGAGAACACATTGCAAATAAGGCCAAGTTACCCATTTTAATTTTCCCAGAAG GCACCTGCATTAACAACACATCGGTAATGATGTTTAAGAAGGGAAGCTTTGAGGTAGGAGGAACCATCCATCCAGTAGCAATCAAG tATGACCCCCGCTTCGGAGATGCCTTCTGGAACAGCACAAAGCATTCCATGATGACCTATGCTTTTAATGTGTTAACCAGCTGGGCTATTGTCTGCAATGTGTGGTACCTGCCACCGATGGTCAAAGAG gaagaagAAGATGCTGTTCACTTTGCTGACAGAGTCAAGGCTGTCATTGCTGCTCGGGCAGGAATGTCTGTGCTTCCTTG GGATGGAggactgaaaaggaaaaaggtcAAAGAGTCTTTCAAGGAAgagcaacagaaaaaatattgccAGATAGTAATAGAAAATGGATCTGTGGGAAACGGAAATGTTTGTTAA
- the LOC129120427 gene encoding glycerol-3-phosphate acyltransferase 3-like isoform X1, with protein sequence MALENLISTGIIQRDETPMEKEVVGQCQGCFSLADVMYFSKKGCEAVAEDEVTRRFSSEELLSWNLLSRTNANLHHVSWKLAAVWVTGILIRYCLLLPFRICLSVFSILLLVLATTVVGRFPNGRVKGWLSNQVQMICATLGIRCLSGLVHFHNRENKPQEGGICVANHTSPLDVLILASDGCYSLVGQVHGGLLGLIQKSCMRTSQHVLFERSEMKDRHLVRKKIREHIANKAKLPILIFPEGTCINNTSVMMFKKGSFEVGGTIHPVAIKYDPRFGDAFWNSTKHSMMTYAFNVLTSWAIVCNVWYLPPMVKEEEEDAVHFADRVKAVIAARAGMSVLPWDGGLKRKKVKESFKEEQQKKYCQIVIENGSVGNGNVC encoded by the exons ATGGCACTTGAAAATTTAATCTCCACTG GAATCATCCAGAGAGATGAGACTCCCATGGAAAAGGAGGTTGTTGGCCAATGCCAAGGATGTTTCAGCCTTGCTGATGTCATGTACTTCTCCAAGAAGGGCTGTGAGGCAGTTGCGGAGGATGAAGTCACTCGACGGTTCtcctctgaggagctgctgtcctGGAATCTCCTCAGCAGAACCAATGCCAACCTGCACCATGTCAGCTGGAAActggctgctgtgtgggtcACTGGCATCCTAATTCGGTATTGCCTCCTGCTGCCTTTCCG CATCTGCTTGTCTGTTTTCAGCATCCTGTTGCTGGTGTTGGCCACTACTGTAGTGGGACGGTTTCCAAATGGCAG AGTTAAAGGCTGGCTGAGCAACCAGGTCCAGATGATATGTGCCACCTTAGGTATCCGATGTCTGAGTGGCCTTGTTCATTTCCATAACAG GGAAAACAAACCACAGGAAGGAGGCATCTGTGTAGCCAACCACACATCTCCATTGGATGTCCTAATCCTGGCCAGTGATGGATGCTATTCTTTG GTTGGCCAGGTACATGGAGGGCTTTTGGGACTTATTCAAAAATCCTGCATGCGAACCTCTCAGCATGTCTTGTTTGAACGCTCAGAAATGAAAGACCGTCACCTGGTGAGGAAAAA AATTAGAGAACACATTGCAAATAAGGCCAAGTTACCCATTTTAATTTTCCCAGAAG GCACCTGCATTAACAACACATCGGTAATGATGTTTAAGAAGGGAAGCTTTGAGGTAGGAGGAACCATCCATCCAGTAGCAATCAAG tATGACCCCCGCTTCGGAGATGCCTTCTGGAACAGCACAAAGCATTCCATGATGACCTATGCTTTTAATGTGTTAACCAGCTGGGCTATTGTCTGCAATGTGTGGTACCTGCCACCGATGGTCAAAGAG gaagaagAAGATGCTGTTCACTTTGCTGACAGAGTCAAGGCTGTCATTGCTGCTCGGGCAGGAATGTCTGTGCTTCCTTG GGATGGAggactgaaaaggaaaaaggtcAAAGAGTCTTTCAAGGAAgagcaacagaaaaaatattgccAGATAGTAATAGAAAATGGATCTGTGGGAAACGGAAATGTTTGTTAA